A stretch of Sphingomonas sp. JUb134 DNA encodes these proteins:
- a CDS encoding secondary thiamine-phosphate synthase enzyme YjbQ, with product MRQAIGEIEVPTRGPGLVEVTRDVCAWVTEHAITTGLLTLFCRHTSASLLVQENAAPEVRDDLLAYFSRIAPEDRTAYVHDDEGPDDMPAHLRTALTGVQLSIPVANGRPVLGTWQGIYLFEHRRAPHRRRIALHLLGE from the coding sequence ATGCGGCAGGCGATCGGCGAGATAGAGGTGCCCACGCGGGGGCCGGGGCTGGTGGAGGTGACGCGCGACGTATGCGCCTGGGTGACCGAACACGCGATCACGACCGGGCTCTTGACGCTGTTCTGTCGCCACACCTCGGCGTCGCTGCTGGTGCAGGAGAATGCGGCGCCGGAGGTACGCGACGATCTCCTGGCCTATTTCAGCCGCATCGCGCCGGAGGATCGCACCGCCTATGTGCACGACGACGAGGGGCCGGACGACATGCCCGCGCATCTGCGGACGGCGCTGACGGGAGTGCAGCTGTCGATTCCCGTGGCGAATGGCCGTCCGGTGCTCGGCACCTGGCAGGGGATCTATCTGTTCGAGCACCGCCGCGCGCCCCACCGGCGGCGGATCGCGCTGCACCTGCTGGGGGAGTAG
- a CDS encoding chorismate mutase — MTDDTLARYRQSIDNIDAALVFMLAERFKVTQAVGRYKAEKDLPPADPGREERQIARLRALARDADLDPEFSEKFLRFIIEEVIRHHTRFQAS; from the coding sequence ATGACCGACGACACGCTGGCCCGCTATCGCCAGAGCATCGACAACATCGACGCCGCCCTGGTGTTCATGCTGGCGGAGCGCTTCAAGGTCACCCAGGCGGTCGGCCGCTACAAGGCGGAAAAGGACCTTCCCCCCGCCGATCCCGGCCGCGAGGAACGCCAGATCGCCCGGCTGCGCGCGCTTGCCCGCGATGCCGACCTCGATCCCGAATTCTCCGAGAAGTTCCTGCGCTTCATCATCGAGGAAGTGATCCGCCACCACACCCGGTTCCAGGCGAGCTGA
- a CDS encoding glycoside hydrolase family 130 protein, with the protein MADDRIVFAPDDVDLSRSPLRRGIAEPTFVLGAFNPGLTRLANGNLLLMVRVAEALAEPIRDGHVRSIRWTPAGYRLDAFDAAGADVADPRFFVLSGGAYPFLGLTSLSWLLPVELDPEGERIVAVHYDRAIEPDARHGEYGIEDPRIVRIGDRWWMTVCAVSGGRLCTAMYDSADGLDWRSCGMVLDHGNKDMIPFEGTVGDRHLALTRPLSDAWFAMPPDDADAGGPSINLATSPDMLHWRPVADFAIRPLKAAAASKLGGGTPPVRTARGWMLLYHGVEKQGAVGVYRTYRALLDGDDPTRILERDEAVPVLEAAPDLIAPFAHQAYLPQPVVFTTGIVDAGDAWLVASGEADLACRMTRIAKARLD; encoded by the coding sequence ATGGCGGACGACCGGATCGTCTTCGCCCCCGACGACGTCGACCTTTCCCGCTCGCCCCTTCGCCGCGGCATCGCCGAGCCGACGTTCGTGCTCGGCGCCTTCAACCCCGGCCTCACCCGCCTCGCCAACGGCAATCTGCTGCTGATGGTGCGGGTGGCCGAGGCGCTGGCCGAGCCGATCCGCGACGGCCACGTCCGCTCGATCCGCTGGACGCCCGCCGGCTACCGGCTCGACGCCTTTGACGCCGCGGGTGCCGACGTGGCCGACCCGCGCTTCTTCGTGCTGTCGGGCGGTGCCTATCCCTTCCTGGGGCTGACATCGCTGTCGTGGCTGCTGCCCGTCGAGCTCGACCCGGAAGGAGAGCGCATCGTCGCCGTCCACTACGACCGCGCGATCGAGCCCGACGCGCGCCACGGCGAATATGGCATCGAGGACCCGCGCATCGTCCGCATCGGGGACCGCTGGTGGATGACGGTGTGTGCGGTGTCGGGCGGGCGGCTCTGCACCGCCATGTATGATTCCGCCGACGGGCTCGACTGGCGCTCCTGCGGAATGGTGCTCGACCACGGCAACAAGGACATGATCCCGTTCGAGGGGACGGTCGGCGATCGCCACCTCGCCCTCACCCGCCCGCTGTCGGACGCCTGGTTCGCGATGCCGCCCGACGACGCCGATGCCGGCGGCCCGTCGATCAACCTCGCCACCTCGCCCGACATGCTGCACTGGCGCCCGGTCGCCGACTTTGCGATCCGGCCGCTGAAGGCCGCCGCGGCCTCCAAGCTCGGCGGCGGCACCCCGCCGGTGCGCACGGCCCGCGGCTGGATGCTGCTCTACCACGGCGTCGAGAAGCAGGGCGCAGTCGGCGTCTACCGTACCTATCGCGCGCTGCTCGACGGCGACGATCCCACCCGCATCCTGGAGCGCGACGAAGCAGTGCCGGTGCTGGAAGCCGCGCCCGACCTCATCGCCCCCTTCGCGCACCAGGCCTATCTGCCCCAGCCGGTGGTGTTCACGACCGGCATCGTCGACGCCGGGGACGCCTGGCTCGTCGCGTCGGGCGAAGCCGACCTCGCCTGCCGCATGACACGGATAGCCAAGGCGCGGCTGGACTGA
- a CDS encoding NAD(P)H-dependent flavin oxidoreductase — translation MTTTSSVGAERLARRMARGAAFLGTETAILCGAMSWVSERNLVAAISNAGGFGVIACGAMTPELLDAEIAATKALTAKPFGVNLITMHPQLMELIAVCAKHQVGHVVLAGGLPPAGSLDAIRASGAKVICFAPALALAKKLIRSGVDALVIEGMEAGGHIGPVSTSVLAQEMLPEIAEQVPVFVAGGIGRGEAIAGYLDMGAAGVQLGTRFACATESIAHPNFKKAFFRASARDAVASVQIDPRLPVIPVRALKNAGSELFTAKQREVAQSLDEGALAMAEAQLQIEHYWAGALRRAVIDGDVEHGSVMAGQSVGMVKTEEPVAEIIATLMEEAAAALEKRAA, via the coding sequence ATGACTACCACTTCCTCCGTCGGCGCCGAGCGCCTTGCCCGCCGCATGGCCCGCGGCGCCGCCTTCCTCGGCACCGAGACCGCGATCCTGTGCGGCGCCATGTCCTGGGTGTCCGAGCGCAACCTCGTTGCCGCCATCTCCAACGCCGGCGGCTTCGGCGTGATCGCGTGCGGCGCGATGACCCCCGAGCTGCTCGACGCCGAGATCGCCGCCACCAAGGCGCTGACGGCCAAGCCGTTCGGCGTCAACCTCATCACCATGCACCCGCAGCTGATGGAGCTGATCGCGGTGTGCGCAAAGCACCAGGTCGGCCATGTCGTGCTCGCGGGCGGGCTTCCGCCGGCTGGCAGCCTCGACGCGATCAGGGCGTCGGGCGCCAAGGTGATCTGCTTTGCGCCCGCACTCGCGCTTGCGAAAAAGCTGATCCGCTCCGGCGTCGACGCGCTGGTGATCGAGGGGATGGAGGCCGGCGGCCACATCGGCCCGGTCTCCACCAGCGTGCTCGCGCAGGAAATGCTACCCGAGATCGCCGAACAGGTCCCGGTATTCGTCGCCGGCGGCATCGGCCGCGGCGAGGCGATCGCCGGCTATCTCGACATGGGCGCCGCCGGCGTCCAGCTTGGCACGCGCTTCGCCTGCGCGACCGAGTCGATCGCGCACCCCAATTTCAAGAAGGCGTTCTTCCGCGCCTCGGCCCGTGACGCGGTCGCCAGCGTCCAGATCGACCCGCGCCTGCCGGTGATCCCGGTGCGCGCGCTCAAGAACGCCGGCTCGGAGCTGTTCACAGCCAAGCAGCGCGAAGTCGCCCAGTCGCTCGACGAGGGCGCGTTGGCAATGGCCGAGGCGCAGCTCCAGATCGAGCATTACTGGGCGGGCGCGCTGCGTCGTGCGGTGATCGACGGCGACGTCGAGCATGGCAGCGTGATGGCCGGCCAGTCGGTCGGCATGGTCAAGACCGAGGAACCGGTCGCCGAGATCATCGCCACGCTGATGGAAGAAGCCGCGGCGGCGCTGGAGAAGCGGGCGGCGTAA
- a CDS encoding DsbA family protein, whose protein sequence is MRLLGVLAGVLAGLVMTGGAEAQPARDWRTVTVKAASGGFQIGNPKARVTLVEYVSYTCPHCGHFVEESKAPLHDGLVRNGQVRVEIRNFVRDPLDLASALLARCGGTARFARQHALIFANQKALLDKAMAFQAKPDSFKGATTLEARLRRIAAGSGLTALMTRSGLSAQQADRCLVDPVARGELVAATEKVQGRVQGTPSFEIDGNLLAANSWAEVEPPLRQALQR, encoded by the coding sequence ATGCGGTTGCTGGGGGTGCTCGCGGGTGTGCTCGCGGGACTGGTGATGACGGGTGGCGCAGAGGCGCAGCCGGCACGCGACTGGCGCACGGTGACGGTGAAGGCGGCGAGCGGCGGTTTCCAGATCGGAAACCCCAAGGCGCGCGTCACGCTGGTCGAATATGTCAGCTACACCTGCCCGCACTGCGGCCATTTCGTCGAGGAATCGAAGGCACCGCTCCATGACGGGCTGGTCCGCAACGGCCAGGTCCGGGTGGAGATCCGCAACTTCGTGCGCGATCCGCTGGACCTTGCGAGCGCCTTGCTTGCGCGCTGCGGCGGGACGGCGCGGTTCGCGCGCCAGCACGCGCTGATCTTCGCCAACCAGAAGGCGCTGCTCGACAAGGCGATGGCGTTCCAGGCCAAGCCCGATTCGTTCAAGGGCGCGACGACGCTCGAGGCACGGCTGCGGCGCATCGCCGCGGGTTCGGGGTTGACCGCGCTGATGACGCGCAGCGGGCTTTCCGCGCAGCAGGCGGACCGCTGCCTGGTCGATCCGGTCGCGCGCGGCGAACTGGTCGCGGCGACCGAGAAGGTCCAGGGCCGCGTCCAGGGCACGCCGAGCTTCGAGATCGACGGCAATCTGCTCGCTGCCAACAGCTGGGCCGAGGTCGAGCCCCCGCTGCGCCAGGCGCTGCAGCGCTAA
- a CDS encoding aspartate kinase gives MARIVMKFGGTSMAGIERIRSVAQRVKREWEAGNQVAVVVSAMAGETDRLVNFCREASSLYDPREYDVVVASGEQVTSGLLAIALQAIGVPARSWLGWQLPIHTSDAHASARIGEIDTQALLAATAGGEVAVIPGFQGLADNGRVTTLGRGGSDTSAVAVAAAMKADRCDIYTDVDGVYTTDPRIVPRARKLKRVTYEEMLELASVGAKVLQTRSVGLAMKEGVRVQVLSSFADADAAAEPGTMIVGEEEVDEMERQLITGIAHDKNEAKITLTEVPDRPGAVAAIFGPLADTGINVDMIVQNVAHSTGSTDVTFTINQAELPRVLDVLDREKGKIGYDRLVHDTRVAKISVVGVGMRSHAGVASTMFKTLGDRGINVQAITTSEIKVSVLIEEDYTELAVRVLHTAYGLDAEDTAA, from the coding sequence ATGGCACGCATCGTGATGAAGTTCGGCGGCACCTCCATGGCCGGGATCGAGCGCATCCGCAGCGTCGCCCAGCGCGTGAAACGCGAGTGGGAAGCCGGCAACCAGGTCGCCGTCGTCGTCTCCGCCATGGCCGGCGAGACCGACCGGCTCGTCAATTTCTGCCGCGAAGCCTCGTCGCTCTACGACCCGCGCGAGTATGACGTGGTGGTCGCCTCGGGCGAGCAGGTGACGAGCGGGCTGCTCGCCATCGCCCTCCAGGCGATCGGCGTGCCGGCGCGCAGCTGGCTCGGCTGGCAGCTGCCGATCCACACCTCAGACGCCCATGCCTCCGCCCGCATCGGCGAGATCGACACCCAGGCGCTGCTCGCCGCCACGGCCGGTGGCGAGGTCGCGGTGATCCCGGGCTTCCAGGGGCTGGCCGACAATGGCCGCGTGACGACGCTCGGCCGGGGCGGATCGGACACCTCGGCGGTCGCGGTGGCGGCCGCGATGAAGGCGGACCGCTGCGACATCTACACCGACGTCGACGGCGTCTACACCACCGATCCGCGCATCGTGCCCCGGGCACGCAAATTGAAGCGGGTGACGTACGAAGAAATGCTGGAGCTCGCCAGCGTCGGCGCCAAGGTGCTGCAGACGCGCTCGGTCGGGCTCGCGATGAAGGAAGGGGTCCGCGTCCAGGTGCTGTCGTCCTTCGCCGATGCGGATGCGGCGGCGGAACCGGGCACGATGATCGTGGGCGAAGAGGAAGTGGACGAGATGGAACGCCAACTCATTACCGGCATCGCGCACGACAAGAACGAGGCCAAGATCACGCTCACCGAGGTGCCCGATCGCCCGGGCGCGGTGGCGGCCATCTTCGGCCCGCTCGCCGACACCGGCATCAACGTCGACATGATCGTGCAGAACGTGGCGCATTCGACGGGCTCGACCGACGTCACCTTCACGATTAACCAGGCCGAGCTTCCCCGCGTGCTCGATGTACTGGACCGCGAAAAGGGCAAGATCGGCTACGACCGGCTGGTCCACGACACCCGCGTTGCCAAGATCTCGGTCGTCGGCGTCGGCATGCGCAGCCATGCAGGCGTTGCCTCCACCATGTTCAAGACGCTGGGCGACCGCGGCATCAACGTGCAGGCGATCACCACCTCGGAGATCAAGGTCAGCGTGCTGATCGAGGAAGACTATACCGAGCTGGCGGTGCGCGTGCTCCACACCGCCTATGGCCTCGACGCGGAGGATACCGCCGCCTGA
- a CDS encoding thioredoxin domain-containing protein, whose amino-acid sequence MRIALPLLPLLLLAGCGGGDAGSGNSGAPAQKVAAVAAPAGTNWAETVSVTPEGGYRMGNPDAPIKLVEYGSRTCPTCGQFGRDSVPALADTYVASGKVSYEFRDFAVHGAPDLAAGLLGRCGGTGPFFPILDQMYANQNAVLDKLQALPESFQAQVQQMPPAQAVSLWAQQLGYIDFVKQRGIPEAKARQCLADQKGLEALVKITEEAADKVTGTPSFFLNDNKLDAVNWTQVEAALRDAGA is encoded by the coding sequence ATGCGGATCGCTCTTCCCCTGCTGCCCCTTCTCCTGCTCGCCGGTTGCGGTGGCGGGGACGCGGGCTCCGGCAACAGCGGCGCGCCCGCGCAGAAGGTCGCGGCGGTGGCGGCGCCGGCCGGCACCAACTGGGCCGAGACGGTGTCGGTGACGCCGGAGGGCGGCTATCGCATGGGCAACCCGGATGCGCCGATCAAGCTGGTCGAATATGGCTCGCGCACCTGCCCGACCTGCGGCCAGTTCGGGCGCGACTCGGTGCCGGCGCTGGCGGACACCTATGTCGCGAGCGGCAAGGTCTCCTACGAGTTCCGCGACTTTGCGGTCCACGGCGCACCGGATCTTGCCGCCGGGCTGCTCGGCCGCTGCGGCGGGACGGGGCCGTTCTTCCCGATCCTCGACCAGATGTACGCCAATCAGAATGCGGTGCTGGACAAGCTCCAGGCGCTGCCGGAAAGCTTCCAGGCGCAGGTGCAGCAGATGCCGCCGGCGCAGGCGGTGTCGCTGTGGGCGCAGCAACTGGGCTACATCGACTTCGTCAAGCAGCGCGGCATCCCCGAGGCGAAGGCGCGCCAGTGCCTGGCCGACCAGAAGGGGCTGGAGGCGCTCGTCAAGATCACCGAGGAAGCCGCCGACAAGGTGACGGGCACGCCCAGCTTCTTCCTGAACGACAACAAGCTGGACGCGGTGAACTGGACGCAGGTCGAGGCGGCGCTGCGCGACGCTGGCGCCTAA
- a CDS encoding polyprenyl synthetase family protein — protein sequence MSATVHRLTPTGRVKDPSLDPMMTLVAEDMAAVNAVIVDRMHSKIPLIPELAGHLISGGGKRMRPMLTLASAQLLGYHGTRHHLLAAAVEFIHTATLLHDDVVDGSDLRRGKRTANIIWGNPASVLVGDFLFSRSFELMVEADSLAALKILSNASAVIAEGEVNQLTAVRRVDLHEDRYLDIIGAKTAALFAAACRIAGVVADRPQAEELALDAYGRNLGIAFQLVDDAIDYVSDASTMGKDAGDDFREGKMTLPVILAYARGDEAARGFWRDAVSGRRATDADFAHAVELVRSSRAVEDTMARARHYGQRAIESLAPFADGAAKDTMVEAVEFAVARAY from the coding sequence ATGAGTGCCACCGTACACCGCCTCACCCCGACCGGTCGCGTGAAGGACCCGTCGCTCGATCCGATGATGACGCTCGTCGCCGAGGACATGGCGGCCGTCAACGCGGTGATCGTCGATCGCATGCATTCCAAGATTCCGCTGATCCCGGAACTGGCCGGCCACCTGATCTCGGGCGGCGGCAAGCGGATGCGCCCGATGCTGACGCTCGCGAGCGCGCAGCTGCTGGGCTATCACGGCACGCGCCACCACCTGCTCGCAGCGGCGGTGGAGTTCATCCACACCGCGACGCTGCTCCACGACGACGTGGTCGACGGATCGGACCTGCGTCGGGGCAAGCGCACCGCCAACATCATCTGGGGTAATCCGGCGAGCGTGCTGGTTGGCGACTTCCTGTTCAGCCGCTCGTTCGAGCTGATGGTCGAGGCGGACAGCCTCGCCGCGCTCAAGATCCTGTCGAACGCCTCGGCGGTGATCGCGGAGGGCGAGGTCAACCAGCTGACCGCCGTGCGCCGCGTCGACCTGCACGAGGACCGCTACCTCGACATCATCGGCGCGAAGACCGCCGCGCTGTTTGCCGCGGCTTGCCGCATCGCGGGCGTGGTCGCGGACCGGCCGCAGGCGGAGGAACTGGCGCTCGACGCCTATGGCCGCAACCTGGGCATCGCCTTCCAGCTGGTGGATGATGCGATCGACTATGTCTCGGACGCGTCGACCATGGGCAAGGACGCGGGGGACGACTTCCGCGAGGGCAAGATGACGCTGCCGGTGATCCTGGCCTATGCGCGCGGGGACGAGGCGGCGCGCGGCTTCTGGCGGGATGCGGTGTCGGGCAGGCGCGCGACCGACGCCGACTTCGCCCATGCGGTGGAGCTGGTGCGCAGCAGCCGGGCGGTGGAGGACACCATGGCGCGGGCGCGGCACTATGGGCAGCGGGCGATCGAGTCGCTGGCGCCGTTCGCCGACGGTGCTGCCAAGGACACGATGGTCGAGGCCGTCGAGTTTGCGGTCGCCCGGGCGTACTAA
- a CDS encoding DUF721 domain-containing protein produces MTTPPKAPTATKVRPPKEEPKRHGYARAVADLLPDIGRAAFRKFGFIQSAVVSRWPEIVGERYARVSAPESIRFPQGQRTDGVLTLVVHGAHVTMMQHIGPEIVERVNRFFGYAAVGRIAFRQGDVRRAQRVAPPRPQPTHVPAELGESLRTIADPELKAVLSALAAGVAAPPTPLSIPVLGKVR; encoded by the coding sequence ATGACGACGCCCCCCAAAGCCCCCACTGCCACCAAGGTCCGGCCTCCCAAGGAGGAGCCGAAGCGCCACGGCTATGCGCGCGCGGTGGCGGACCTGTTGCCGGACATCGGCCGGGCGGCATTCCGCAAGTTCGGCTTCATCCAGAGCGCGGTGGTGAGCCGCTGGCCCGAGATCGTCGGCGAGCGTTATGCGCGCGTGTCCGCACCCGAATCGATCCGCTTCCCGCAGGGGCAGCGCACCGACGGGGTGCTGACCCTGGTGGTGCACGGCGCGCACGTCACCATGATGCAGCACATCGGCCCCGAGATCGTCGAGCGGGTGAACCGCTTCTTCGGCTATGCCGCGGTCGGCCGCATCGCATTCCGGCAGGGCGACGTTCGCCGCGCGCAGCGGGTCGCGCCGCCGCGGCCGCAGCCGACGCACGTGCCCGCCGAGTTGGGCGAGAGCCTGCGCACCATCGCCGATCCTGAGCTGAAGGCAGTGCTTTCGGCACTGGCGGCCGGCGTCGCTGCGCCGCCGACGCCGCTTTCGATACCGGTTCTGGGAAAGGTTCGTTGA
- a CDS encoding chromosome segregation SMC family protein, giving the protein MRIRRLRLSGFKSFVDASDLVIEAGLTGVVGPNGCGKSNLLEALRWTMGENSARSMRGAAMEDVIFAGTATRPPRDFAEVSILADEVGPEGEEVEVVRRIERGAGSAYRINGRDVRAKDVALLFADAATGAHSPALVSQNRISAVISAKPAERRAMLEEAAGIAGLHVRRRDAENRLRATETNLTRLAEVLADQDGRIAQLRRQARQAERYRELSGRIRVAEARLIFARWRDAAAAADAARAESKDADALVVSRTAEQAAAEAAQAAAVAALATHRSSAQAARDALSEATHRREALVAQRGAAERRLGELEAAIARIAEDRGREGALASDAAEALARLAAESKALEAEAAAADAALPELAVALAGAEQASRDAEVALAQALARQASELADVRVARAALQAAQARLERATRDERRIAAELAVLADAAPLHAARAAAAEARDKALGGIEQARAALAAADAEERAQAGRREAAQAARATASAELAALDGEAAALERAQRRGGRERLLDRLEVAPGYERALAAALGDDVEAGLDAADERYWGGAEATRDDPPPPPGVSRLSGQVGAPDVLARRLGQVFVCEADTGTALAVGQRLVTLDGALRRWDGFRAVAGGGAAAAERLERANRLRVIAAARPQAAAAVEEAAAALTDAEAAIRAAKAQAADARRSVESHEAAAREAARAEDRAAAAIERAESQRADLAARQRRAALDLEEAAGEATRAEAAVAALPDGSGTQTEVARLSAEAEGRRGAVVDARAAAAERERAATAARARITAAAVEAKGWKQRAGEAVRRIADLDKRAADSARERDAIAGRPDALSVEIDAVTAALLGAREAVDAAQREEHAAEQALRAAETALRAIGEALAAAREARAGAAARAENYDQRRVETARLSGERFECPPPLLPERLEFESADVATPEAEAAAHDRLTAERERIGPVNLVADRELAELDAARASGDRERAELELAVNRLRGSIGILNREGRQRLLAAFHAVNEHFQRLFGTLFNGGQAHLALVDSDDPLEAGLEILAQPPGKRLQSLTLLSGGEQALTAVALIFGLFLTSPAPICVLDEVDAPLDDANIDRFCDLLERMTQETETRYLIVTHNAATMSRMHRLFGVTMVEQGVSRLVSVDLRGAETLLAAE; this is encoded by the coding sequence ATGCGGATCCGGCGGCTGCGCCTGTCCGGCTTCAAGAGCTTCGTCGACGCGTCCGACCTGGTGATCGAGGCGGGGCTGACCGGCGTGGTCGGCCCCAACGGCTGCGGCAAATCGAACCTCCTGGAAGCACTGCGCTGGACCATGGGCGAGAATAGCGCCCGGTCGATGCGCGGTGCGGCGATGGAGGACGTGATCTTCGCCGGCACCGCCACCCGCCCGCCGCGCGACTTCGCCGAAGTGTCGATCCTCGCCGACGAGGTCGGGCCCGAGGGCGAAGAGGTGGAGGTGGTGCGCCGGATCGAGCGCGGCGCCGGCTCCGCCTATCGTATCAACGGGCGCGACGTGCGCGCCAAGGATGTGGCGCTGCTGTTCGCGGACGCCGCGACCGGCGCGCATTCGCCCGCACTGGTCAGCCAGAACCGGATCAGCGCCGTCATCTCCGCCAAGCCCGCCGAGCGGCGGGCGATGCTGGAAGAAGCGGCGGGGATCGCCGGGCTGCATGTGCGCCGACGCGATGCCGAGAACCGCCTGCGCGCGACCGAGACGAACCTGACGCGGCTGGCCGAGGTGCTGGCCGACCAGGACGGGCGAATCGCGCAGCTCAGGCGGCAGGCGCGGCAGGCGGAACGCTATCGCGAATTGTCGGGCCGGATCCGGGTGGCGGAGGCGCGGCTGATCTTTGCGCGCTGGCGCGATGCGGCGGCGGCCGCGGATGCGGCGCGGGCCGAGTCGAAAGACGCGGACGCGCTGGTGGTGAGCCGTACGGCCGAACAGGCGGCGGCAGAGGCTGCGCAGGCCGCGGCCGTGGCGGCGCTCGCCACCCACCGCAGCAGTGCCCAGGCGGCGCGCGACGCGCTGTCGGAGGCGACGCACCGGCGCGAGGCGCTGGTGGCGCAGCGCGGGGCTGCCGAACGCCGGTTGGGTGAACTGGAGGCGGCGATCGCGCGCATCGCCGAGGATCGCGGGCGCGAGGGTGCGCTGGCCAGCGATGCGGCCGAGGCGCTGGCGCGACTTGCGGCCGAGAGCAAGGCGCTGGAGGCCGAGGCCGCGGCAGCCGATGCGGCGCTGCCGGAGCTGGCCGTGGCACTGGCGGGCGCGGAGCAGGCGAGTCGCGATGCCGAGGTGGCGCTTGCCCAGGCGCTGGCGCGGCAGGCGAGCGAGCTGGCCGACGTACGCGTCGCGCGCGCGGCGCTGCAGGCGGCGCAGGCGCGGCTGGAGCGCGCGACTCGCGACGAGCGGCGCATCGCGGCCGAACTGGCGGTGCTTGCCGATGCGGCGCCGCTCCATGCCGCGCGCGCGGCGGCAGCCGAGGCGCGGGACAAGGCGCTAGGCGGGATCGAGCAGGCGCGGGCGGCGCTGGCGGCGGCGGACGCGGAAGAGCGGGCGCAGGCCGGCCGGCGCGAGGCCGCACAGGCGGCGCGCGCGACGGCGTCGGCAGAGCTGGCGGCGCTCGATGGCGAAGCGGCGGCGCTGGAGCGCGCGCAGCGGCGCGGCGGGCGCGAGCGGCTGCTCGACCGGCTGGAGGTGGCACCGGGCTATGAGCGCGCGCTGGCGGCGGCGCTGGGCGACGATGTCGAGGCTGGGCTCGATGCGGCGGACGAGCGCTATTGGGGCGGGGCCGAGGCGACACGGGACGACCCGCCGCCGCCGCCGGGCGTGTCCCGGCTGTCGGGGCAGGTCGGGGCGCCTGACGTGCTGGCGCGGAGGCTCGGCCAAGTGTTCGTGTGCGAGGCCGACACCGGCACCGCACTGGCGGTGGGCCAGCGACTGGTGACGCTCGACGGGGCGCTCCGGCGCTGGGACGGATTCCGTGCGGTGGCGGGCGGCGGCGCGGCTGCGGCGGAGCGGCTGGAGCGCGCGAACCGCCTGCGGGTGATCGCGGCGGCGCGTCCGCAGGCTGCAGCGGCGGTGGAAGAGGCGGCGGCGGCGCTCACCGACGCGGAAGCAGCGATACGCGCGGCGAAGGCGCAGGCGGCCGACGCCCGGCGCAGCGTCGAGTCGCACGAAGCGGCGGCGCGCGAGGCGGCGCGCGCGGAGGACCGGGCGGCCGCAGCGATCGAGCGCGCCGAGTCGCAGCGCGCCGACCTTGCCGCGCGCCAGCGCCGGGCGGCGCTCGACCTGGAAGAGGCGGCGGGCGAAGCGACGCGGGCGGAAGCGGCGGTGGCGGCGCTGCCGGACGGCAGCGGAACCCAGACGGAGGTCGCTCGCCTGTCGGCCGAGGCGGAGGGGCGGCGCGGAGCGGTGGTCGATGCGCGCGCCGCGGCCGCGGAACGCGAGCGGGCGGCCACGGCGGCACGGGCGCGGATCACGGCGGCGGCGGTCGAGGCCAAGGGCTGGAAGCAGCGCGCAGGCGAGGCGGTGCGACGCATCGCCGACCTCGACAAGCGCGCCGCCGACAGCGCGCGCGAGCGCGACGCGATTGCCGGGCGGCCGGATGCGCTGTCGGTCGAGATCGATGCCGTAACGGCGGCCTTGCTGGGCGCGCGCGAGGCGGTGGATGCCGCCCAGCGCGAGGAACACGCCGCCGAACAGGCGCTGCGCGCGGCGGAGACGGCGCTGCGGGCGATCGGCGAGGCCTTGGCTGCGGCGCGCGAGGCACGCGCCGGGGCGGCGGCGCGCGCGGAGAATTACGACCAGCGGCGGGTGGAGACGGCACGGCTGTCGGGCGAACGCTTCGAATGCCCGCCGCCGTTGCTACCGGAGCGACTGGAGTTCGAGAGCGCCGACGTGGCAACGCCCGAGGCCGAAGCGGCGGCGCACGACCGGCTGACCGCGGAGCGCGAGCGCATCGGGCCGGTGAACCTGGTCGCGGATCGCGAGCTGGCGGAGCTGGACGCGGCGCGGGCGAGCGGCGACCGCGAGCGGGCCGAGCTGGAGCTGGCGGTGAATCGCCTGCGCGGGTCGATCGGCATCCTCAATCGCGAGGGGCGGCAGCGGCTGCTCGCGGCCTTTCATGCGGTCAACGAGCATTTCCAGCGGCTGTTCGGCACACTGTTCAACGGCGGCCAGGCGCATCTCGCGCTGGTCGATTCGGACGATCCGCTGGAGGCGGGGCTGGAGATCCTCGCGCAGCCGCCGGGCAAGCGGCTCCAGTCGCTGACGCTGCTGTCGGGCGGCGAGCAGGCGTTGACGGCGGTGGCGCTGATCTTCGGACTGTTCCTGACGAGCCCGGCGCCGATTTGCGTGCTGGACGAGGTCGACGCACCGCTGGACGATGCGAACATCGACCGGTTCTGCGACCTGCTCGAGCGGATGACGCAAGAGACCGAGACGCGCTACCTGATCGTCACCCACAACGCCGCGACGATGAGCCGGATGCACCGGCTGTTCGGGGTGACCATGGTCGAGCAGGGTGTGAGCCGGCTGGTGTCGGTCGACCTGCGCGGGGCCGAGACGTTGCTGGCGGCGGAGTAG